The DNA region AGCGCGGGGGGCCGGCGAAGTCGCCGCCGTCGTACTCACCGGCGGTCGCGGTCGCGACCTGCGTCCCGCCGACCTCGAGGGTGTAGACCTCCCCGTCGACCAGGTCGGAGACCGACAGCAGCAGCGCACCCGCCTCCTTGACCGTCCGGTACGACGCCACCTCGGTGCCCTCCGCGTCCAGCACGGTGATCGTCCTCCCGTCGGCGATCGCGTCGTCGAAGGTCGCGATCAGCCACCCCTGCGCCGAGGAGTCCGCGGGACGGCGAGCATCTGCGCGCTGCCGGCGCCGTAGAGCTCGCCACCGTCGACGACGAGCTCGCCGTTGGTGTCCACGGACGGGTCGGGGCCCTCGCCGTCGCCGGCCACGGTGACGGTGCCGCCGGTGATCTCCAGCGAGCCGTTGGAGTCCAATCCGTCGCCGCCGGCGTCGACGGTCACCGTGCCGCCCTCGATGGCCAGGAGGCCGCCGGTGTCGACCTCGGAGCCGCTGGTCGCCTCGCCCTGACCGCCCTGACCGCCCTGACCGCCCTGACCTCCGCCGGGCATCTGGCCGTCGGCGGGCGGCTCGGGCCTCTCACCGTCCTCCGGCATCGCGGGCATCTCGCCGTCGGCGGGCGGCTCGGGCCTCTCGCCGTCGGCGGGCGGCTGACCGCCCTGAGGAGGCCGGCCGCCCTGGGGATCCTCCCCGTCGTCGGGCTGCGCGGCCTCGAGGGCCTCGACCACGGCGTCCGGTCCGGCCACGTTGATCCCGTCGTCGGAGGAGGTGACGTCGATGTCGCCGCCGGCGATCCGCAGGTCGGCCGCCTCGAGGCCTTCGACGGAGGCGACCACCTCGATGCTGCCGCCGTTGATCGTCATCGCGCCCTCGGCCTTCACGGCGTCGTCGCCGGCGTCCACGGTGAGCGAGCCGCCGTCGACCAGCAGGGAGCCGAGCTCGCCCTCACCGTCGTTGT from Nocardioides sambongensis includes:
- a CDS encoding carbohydrate-binding domain-containing protein, with amino-acid sequence MRAGSDGSDAETTAASIGTAQEVARGSSNYVTGLDDTHADADDADDDVDGATTIHLADGATTIDGDGAAADGDVVTISDAGTYLVSGTLSDGQLVVDSAVDGKVRLVLDGADITSTSTSPLVVTAADEVVVVLADGSTNTLSDGQRSGADDEEDDAPNATLYSMADLTIGGNGALRVDGVSADGITSKDGLVVLSGEITVDAADDAIRGKDYLVVEDGTLDVTADDDGLKADNDGEGELGSLLVDGGSLTVDAGDDAVKAEGAMTINGGSIEVVASVEGLEAADLRIAGGDIDVTSSDDGINVAGPDAVVEALEAAQPDDGEDPQGGRPPQGGQPPADGERPEPPADGEMPAMPEDGERPEPPADGQMPGGGQGGQGGQGGQGEATSGSEVDTGGLLAIEGGTVTVDAGGDGLDSNGSLEITGGTVTVAGDGEGPDPSVDTNGELVVDGGELYGAGSAQMLAVPRTPRRRGG